One window of the Candidatus Palauibacter polyketidifaciens genome contains the following:
- a CDS encoding metallophosphoesterase yields MQRTIVHFADLHLDSPFAWCEATGDVARRRREALRDTLLAIVELVRSTGADALFCGGDLYEHDRVTLDTANFLRQTFASLDPVPVYVAPGNHDWYGPTSAYATEGWSGNVHIFRDATLQAVSLAPGITLWGGAHCAPANTDNFLGDGFRVSGAGAHVALFHGAERSWLAAQGERKAPYAPFETAEIPESGLNHAFLGHYHRPADGAHHTYPGNPDPLQFGEEGERGPVVATIDAEGEVARERHVVAVTPVHDLRLDVTGLTSRQQIRDTLRAMTESLAGLARLTVCGDLEPSLDLQEDTIREQLLETFDAVQVRKSELHLAYDLEEIRGEPTVRGRFVEDVMGAELAEDEERRVLRMGLRALDGRDDLEVL; encoded by the coding sequence GTGCAACGGACGATCGTCCACTTCGCCGACCTCCATCTCGACTCCCCGTTCGCGTGGTGCGAGGCGACGGGCGACGTGGCGCGGCGGCGGCGCGAGGCGCTTCGCGACACCCTGCTCGCGATCGTGGAACTCGTGCGCTCGACCGGCGCGGACGCACTCTTCTGCGGAGGCGACCTGTACGAGCACGATCGCGTCACGCTCGACACGGCGAACTTCCTGCGGCAGACCTTCGCCTCTCTCGACCCGGTGCCCGTCTACGTCGCGCCCGGCAATCACGACTGGTACGGGCCGACGAGCGCGTACGCGACAGAGGGATGGAGCGGGAACGTCCACATCTTTCGGGATGCGACGCTGCAGGCGGTCTCCCTCGCGCCCGGCATCACGCTCTGGGGGGGCGCGCACTGCGCTCCCGCCAACACGGACAACTTCCTCGGCGACGGCTTCCGCGTCTCCGGGGCGGGGGCGCACGTGGCGCTCTTTCACGGAGCGGAACGGTCGTGGCTCGCGGCACAGGGTGAACGGAAGGCGCCGTACGCCCCATTCGAGACCGCCGAGATCCCGGAAAGCGGACTGAATCACGCGTTCCTCGGCCACTATCACCGGCCGGCGGACGGCGCCCATCACACCTATCCGGGCAACCCCGACCCGCTGCAGTTCGGAGAGGAGGGGGAGCGCGGACCCGTCGTGGCGACGATCGACGCGGAGGGCGAGGTCGCGCGAGAGCGCCACGTCGTGGCGGTCACCCCGGTTCACGATCTGCGGCTCGATGTCACGGGCCTCACGAGCCGCCAGCAGATTCGGGACACGCTGCGCGCGATGACGGAGAGCCTCGCGGGACTCGCGCGTCTCACGGTGTGCGGCGACCTCGAGCCGTCCCTCGACCTCCAGGAGGACACGATCCGCGAGCAGTTGCTCGAAACGTTCGACGCCGTGCAGGTCCGAAAGTCCGAATTGCACCTGGCGTACGACCTCGAAGAGATCCGCGGGGAGCCCACCGTGCGAGGACGGTTCGTCGAGGATGTGATGGGAGCGGAGTTGGCGGAAGATGAGGAGCGCCGTGTCCTGCGGATGGGACTGCGGGCGCTCGACGGACGCGACGACCTCGAGGTGCTGTGA
- a CDS encoding patatin-like phospholipase family protein: MTGAPGSGASGAARGKLAFALSGGGARAAYQTGVLSYIGRQLPGLRIPLLTGVSAGAINVGFLAAYNGNLHGATQALKRRWLSLTTEEVLRTNPASLLKVGLRMGGSLLGGGTGLSPRFQSLVDTSPLREFIERDVGRGEIDARIRAGDLEAVGLTAMSYQTGRTVLFVQGEPRSGPGRASAHYRLVRTNISVDHILASASIPLVFPAIKLGQQYYGDGSFRTAAPLAPAIHMGADRIFTISARYRRSELEARAPDTTGYPPPARVLGLLLNSVFLDTLDWDAAALRRINLLVDRLPREVSESQGLRRVDLLILRPSRDIGKLARDFEIELPPALRFLVRGLGTPDIKTADFLSYLLFESEYIRALVELGASDAEANWGRIEAFLT, translated from the coding sequence GTGACGGGAGCCCCTGGGAGCGGCGCTTCCGGCGCCGCGCGGGGAAAACTGGCCTTCGCCCTCTCGGGTGGCGGCGCGAGGGCCGCCTACCAGACCGGCGTGCTGAGCTATATCGGCAGACAGCTGCCCGGGCTTCGGATCCCCCTCCTCACCGGCGTCTCGGCGGGCGCGATCAACGTGGGTTTCCTTGCTGCCTACAACGGAAACCTGCATGGCGCGACGCAGGCACTGAAGCGCCGCTGGCTCTCGCTCACGACCGAGGAAGTGCTGCGCACCAACCCCGCTTCCCTGCTCAAGGTGGGCCTGCGGATGGGAGGGTCGCTGCTGGGCGGCGGGACCGGGCTGAGTCCCCGTTTCCAGAGCCTCGTCGACACGTCGCCGCTGCGGGAGTTCATCGAGCGCGACGTCGGCCGCGGAGAGATCGACGCCCGGATCCGGGCGGGGGACCTCGAAGCGGTCGGCCTCACCGCGATGTCGTACCAGACGGGCCGCACGGTCCTTTTCGTACAGGGCGAACCGCGGTCGGGGCCCGGGCGCGCGAGCGCACACTACCGACTCGTGCGGACGAACATTTCGGTGGACCACATCCTCGCCTCCGCGTCGATCCCGCTCGTGTTCCCGGCCATCAAGCTCGGCCAGCAGTATTACGGGGACGGGAGCTTTCGCACTGCCGCGCCGCTGGCGCCCGCGATTCACATGGGGGCGGACCGCATCTTCACGATCTCGGCCCGTTACCGACGGTCCGAACTGGAGGCGCGGGCGCCGGACACGACCGGATATCCCCCGCCTGCACGAGTCCTGGGCCTGCTGCTGAACTCGGTCTTTCTCGACACGCTGGACTGGGACGCCGCCGCGCTGCGCCGGATCAACCTCCTCGTCGACCGACTCCCCCGCGAGGTCTCCGAGAGCCAGGGTCTGCGCCGCGTCGACCTGCTTATCCTGAGACCCTCGCGGGACATCGGGAAACTCGCCCGCGACTTCGAGATCGAACTTCCCCCGGCGCTCAGGTTTCTCGTGCGAGGTCTCGGAACGCCGGACATCAAGACCGCCGACTTCCTGAGTTATCTCCTGTTCGAGAGCGAGTACATCCGGGCGCTCGTGGAGCTGGGAGCCTCCGACGCGGAGGCGAACTGGGGCCGCATCGAGGCGTTTCTCACCTGA